From the genome of Amycolatopsis sp. NBC_01488, one region includes:
- a CDS encoding aldo/keto reductase, translated as MSAPVDRVALGLAALGRPAYINLGRDGALPPERDVESMRAATFAVLDDAYAAGVRHVDVARSYGRSEEFLAGWLAERAHADVEVSSKWGYAYVGDWRLDADVHEVKEHSAARFAAQWAETLALLGDRVGLYQVHSLTVDSPLFTDEPLIEALAELAANGVAVGFSTSGPAQADAIERAFALEVAGRPVFSAVQSTWNVLEPSAGPALAAAHAAGKRVLVKETLANGRLAVEAPKTVRDIAAAHGTGPDAVAVAAVLALDWADRAVLGPASPAQLEANLRATTLELGDADRDALAGLAEEPAAYWRHRSSLAWD; from the coding sequence GTGAGCGCGCCCGTGGACCGCGTCGCGCTCGGCCTCGCCGCGCTGGGCCGCCCCGCCTACATCAACCTGGGCCGCGACGGCGCGCTGCCGCCGGAGCGGGACGTCGAGTCGATGCGTGCGGCGACTTTCGCGGTGCTCGACGACGCCTACGCCGCGGGGGTGCGGCACGTCGACGTCGCCCGGTCCTACGGGCGCTCGGAGGAGTTCCTGGCCGGCTGGCTCGCCGAACGTGCGCACGCCGACGTCGAGGTGTCGAGCAAGTGGGGCTACGCGTACGTGGGGGACTGGCGGCTCGACGCCGACGTGCACGAGGTGAAGGAGCACTCGGCGGCGCGGTTCGCCGCGCAGTGGGCGGAAACCCTGGCGCTGCTGGGGGATCGGGTCGGGCTGTACCAGGTGCATTCGCTCACTGTGGACAGTCCCTTGTTCACCGACGAGCCGCTGATCGAAGCGCTGGCCGAGCTGGCCGCCAACGGCGTCGCGGTCGGGTTCTCGACGTCCGGGCCCGCCCAGGCGGACGCGATCGAGCGCGCGTTCGCGCTGGAAGTGGCCGGGCGGCCGGTGTTCTCGGCGGTGCAGTCGACGTGGAACGTCTTGGAACCGTCCGCCGGGCCGGCGCTCGCCGCGGCGCACGCGGCCGGGAAGCGCGTGCTGGTCAAGGAAACCCTGGCCAACGGCCGGCTCGCGGTCGAGGCGCCGAAGACCGTCCGCGACATCGCGGCGGCGCACGGCACCGGGCCGGACGCGGTCGCCGTCGCGGCGGTGCTGGCGCTGGACTGGGCCGACCGGGCGGTGCTCGGCCCGGCGAGCCCGGCCCAGCTCGAGGCGAACCTGCGGGCGACGACGCTGGAACTGGGCGACGCGGACCGGGACGCGCTGGCCGGGCTGGCGGAAGAACCCGCAGCGTACTGGCGACACCGGTCCTCCTTGGCGTGGGACTGA
- a CDS encoding ArsR/SmtB family transcription factor, producing MTTRTESQPDVEQLLDVFKALANPVRLQVLRWLREPERHFPVERAIADPVAVGVCVSHIQEKLGLAQSTVSAYMASLQRAGLVRATRVGKWTHYKRDEARIAEFVAALGHEL from the coding sequence ATGACGACACGCACCGAATCCCAGCCGGACGTCGAGCAGCTGCTCGACGTGTTCAAGGCGCTCGCGAACCCCGTGCGGCTGCAGGTGCTGCGGTGGCTGCGGGAGCCCGAGCGGCACTTCCCGGTGGAGCGGGCCATCGCCGACCCGGTGGCGGTCGGCGTGTGCGTCAGCCACATCCAGGAGAAGCTGGGCCTCGCGCAGTCGACCGTGTCGGCCTACATGGCGTCGCTGCAGCGGGCCGGCCTGGTGCGCGCGACCCGCGTCGGCAAGTGGACGCACTACAAGCGCGACGAAGCGCGGATCGCGGAGTTCGTGGCCGCGCTCGGCCACGAACTCTGA
- a CDS encoding TIGR03620 family F420-dependent LLM class oxidoreductase, with protein MRLGRYGIWTFDFEDQPAGLIRDSVQELEELGWPAVWIPESEGREALTHAGFLLSATERLTVVNGIAQIWSRAPQWTFGAALLLADAYPDRHLLGLGFGAGKPGAKPLPAMNDYLDALDAVARVNPEPRAPVRRLLAAYGPKMLALARDRSAGAHTYHVTPEHTAQAREILGAGPFLGVEHAVLFETDPARAREIARTHLHTYLTSKYNVAKFRRLGYSEADIDGGRGSNRLVDDLVLWGDLETITGRLRAHLDAGADHVGIQVIGVERGTSAMPHWRRLAEALLPAGVAA; from the coding sequence ATGCGGCTCGGCCGCTACGGGATCTGGACGTTCGACTTCGAGGACCAGCCGGCCGGCCTGATCCGCGACTCCGTGCAGGAGCTGGAAGAACTCGGCTGGCCCGCCGTGTGGATCCCGGAGAGCGAGGGCCGCGAAGCCCTGACCCACGCCGGGTTCCTGCTGTCGGCCACCGAGCGCCTCACCGTCGTCAACGGGATCGCGCAGATCTGGTCGCGGGCACCGCAGTGGACCTTCGGCGCAGCCCTGCTGCTGGCCGACGCCTACCCCGACCGCCACCTGCTCGGGCTCGGCTTCGGAGCCGGGAAGCCCGGCGCCAAGCCGCTTCCGGCGATGAACGACTACCTCGACGCTCTGGACGCCGTCGCGAGGGTCAATCCCGAGCCGCGGGCGCCGGTCCGGCGCCTGCTCGCCGCGTACGGCCCGAAGATGCTGGCGCTGGCCCGAGACCGGTCGGCGGGCGCGCACACCTACCACGTGACACCCGAGCACACCGCCCAGGCGCGGGAAATCCTGGGCGCCGGCCCGTTCCTCGGCGTCGAGCACGCCGTGCTCTTCGAAACCGACCCGGCCCGGGCGCGGGAAATCGCCCGCACCCACCTGCACACGTACCTCACGTCGAAGTACAACGTCGCCAAGTTCCGGCGGCTCGGCTACAGCGAAGCGGACATCGACGGCGGCCGCGGCAGCAACCGGCTCGTCGACGACCTCGTGCTCTGGGGCGACCTGGAGACGATCACCGGCAGGCTGCGCGCCCACCTCGACGCGGGTGCCGACCACGTCGGGATCCAGGTGATCGGGGTCGAACGGGGTACTTCGGCCATGCCGCACTGGCGCCGGCTGGCCGAAGCGCTGCTACCCGCCGGCGTCGCCGCGTAG
- a CDS encoding DUF3626 domain-containing protein, giving the protein MTWGNEPWRGAIEHVASRVAGPPLPDGLAVTVHFHPDRLVGAVPLLRHLVTDGVYRSQFETGTSNGGLTAHAGGDRWRWEHRMFGGTYDDLPPSARPKYGSLDHRRRPGGGSVRFGSSHLRLKREVLTRTTFCYPDSSAEPEDFGTLEHMPLLRLAEADVRDELDDHIEAHVHGPLRLATDVEALVLDPAFRGTDVEAAAAELPFPTFWHHGFRLPVEILAEHAGFRGEDAVRAGKEIAEGGWLDARVIGDAVRAGRHDPQVLKRVWHCTARFGLRGDAGG; this is encoded by the coding sequence ATGACCTGGGGGAACGAGCCGTGGCGGGGAGCGATCGAGCACGTCGCGAGCCGCGTGGCGGGGCCGCCGCTGCCCGACGGCCTGGCCGTCACCGTCCACTTCCACCCGGACCGCCTGGTCGGGGCGGTGCCGTTGCTGCGGCACCTCGTCACGGACGGCGTCTACCGCTCGCAGTTCGAGACGGGCACGAGCAACGGCGGCCTCACCGCGCACGCCGGGGGAGACCGCTGGCGCTGGGAGCACCGCATGTTCGGCGGCACCTACGACGACCTCCCGCCGTCGGCACGGCCCAAATACGGCTCACTCGACCACCGCCGCCGCCCCGGGGGCGGCTCCGTCCGGTTCGGCTCGTCCCACCTGCGGCTGAAGCGGGAAGTGCTGACACGGACGACGTTCTGCTACCCGGACAGCTCCGCCGAGCCGGAAGACTTCGGCACCCTCGAGCACATGCCGTTGCTGCGGCTCGCCGAAGCGGACGTGCGGGACGAGCTCGACGACCACATCGAAGCCCACGTCCACGGCCCGCTCCGGCTCGCGACCGACGTCGAGGCGCTCGTGCTCGACCCGGCGTTCCGCGGCACCGACGTCGAGGCGGCGGCCGCCGAGCTGCCGTTTCCCACGTTCTGGCACCACGGGTTCCGGCTGCCGGTCGAAATCCTGGCCGAGCACGCCGGCTTCCGGGGTGAAGACGCCGTGCGGGCCGGGAAGGAGATCGCCGAGGGCGGCTGGCTCGACGCCCGCGTCATCGGCGACGCCGTCCGCGCCGGCCGCCACGACCCCCAGGTGCTCAAGCGCGTCTGGCACTGCACCGCGCGGTTCGGCCTACGCGGCGACGCCGGCGGGTAG